In one window of Dermochelys coriacea isolate rDerCor1 chromosome 3, rDerCor1.pri.v4, whole genome shotgun sequence DNA:
- the LOC119854061 gene encoding L-threonine 3-dehydrogenase, mitochondrial-like has translation MAIVKNLSRTLSQLLQSPGCGCQTSIVPVRCIGVSPRQVISDASFHSVSFSETDHPRVLITGGLGQLGVGLAKFLRKRFGKNNVILSDIRKPPDHVFYNGPFIYSDILDYKNLREIVVNNRITWLFHYSALLSAAGEANVPLARAVNITGLHNILDIAAEHSLRLFVPSTIGAFGPTSPRNPTPDLCIQRPRTIYGVSKVHAELMGEYYHYRYGLDFRCLRYPGIISADSQPGGGTTDYAVQIFHDAIKNGKFQCNLKSDTHLPMMYIDDCLKATLDIMEAPATSLSMRTYNISAMSFSPEELVQEVKKHIPELQVTYNVDAVRQAIADNWPMNFDDSNARRDWGWKHDFDLSELVTTMFNILGSDSRVAHIN, from the exons atggCAATTGTAAAGAACTTGAGCAGAACCCTTAGTCAGTTGCTACAGAGCCCCGGTTGTGGATGCCAGACTTCCATTGTGCCAGTTAGATGTATTGGTGTCTCACCACGTCAGGTGATCTCAGATGCCAGCTTTCATTCAGTATCTTTTTCAGAGACTGATCATCCTCGAGTGTTAATTACAG GGGGCCTGGGCCAACTTGGGGTGGGACTTGCTAAATTCTTGAG GAAGCGTTTTGGAAAAAACAACGTGATCCTGTCTGACATTAGAAAACCACCAGATCATGTCTTTTATAATG GTCCTTTCATCTACTCTGATATCTTGGACTATAAGAATCTCCGTGAAATAGTGGTGAACAATCGAATTACTTGGCTATTTCATTATAGTGCTTTGCTCAGTGCTGCTGGAGAAGCAAACGTTCCTTTGGCCAGAGCTGTAAACATTACTG gtTTGCACAACATTCTAGATATTGCAGCTGAGCATAGTTTGAGACTCTTTGTCCCTAGCACAATTGGAGCCTTTGGACCCACCTCTCCCCGAAACCCAACTCCGGATCTCTGCATTCAGAGACCCAGGACGATCTATGGAGTCTCCAAGGTTCATGCTGAGCTCATGGGAGAA TACTACCACTACAGATATGGGCTAGACTTCCGATGTCTGAGGTATCCTGGAATTATCTCTGCTGACTCTCAGCCTGGTGGGGGAACAACTG actATGCAGTCCAGATTTTCCATGATGCCATAAAGAATGGCAAATTCCAGTGCAACCTAAAATCAGACACACATCTCCCAATGATGTATATCGATGACTGCCTGAAGGCTACGCTAGATATCATGGAAGCGCCTGCCACTTCACTTAGCATGAGGACTTACAACATCAGTGCCATGAGCTTCTCTCCTGAGGAGCTGGTGCAAGAAGTCAAGAAGCATATTCCTGAGCTCCAGGTGACCTACAATGTGGATGCGGTCAGGCAAGCCATTG CTGACAATTGGCCGATGAACTTTGATGACAGCAATGCCCGGAGAGATTGGGGATGGAAACATGACTTTGATCTGTCTGAACTGGTGACCACAATGTTTAACATCCTTGGCTCTGACTCCCGGGTAGCCCACATTAACTGA